The Glycine soja cultivar W05 chromosome 6, ASM419377v2, whole genome shotgun sequence genome has a window encoding:
- the LOC114415706 gene encoding phosphoglucan phosphatase LSF2, chloroplastic-like, giving the protein MGTVSNIGFPSVFRVPLDSQQALSKQMKNKSSCCFMVPPNHNYSIRPSPIRCNKLSESGIEENPTTTSTSKRPSKNKDRMEEYNIAMKRMMRNPYEYHHDLGMNYTLITDNLIVGSQPQKPEDIDHLKKEEGVAYILNLQQDKDVEYWGVDLQSIIRRCRELEISHTRRPAKDFDPDSLRNGLPKAVSSLDWAFSEGKGRVYVHCTAGLGRAPAAAIAYLFWFCDMNLNKAYDMLTSKRPCGPNKRAIRGATYDLAKNDPWKEPFENLPEYAFEDIADWERNLIQDRVRSLRGT; this is encoded by the exons ATGGGAACCGTTAGTAACATTGGCTTCCCTTCAGTATTCAGAGTTCCTCTAGATTCACAACAAGCACTATCAAAGCAGATGAAGAATAAATCATCGTGTTGTTTCATGGTTCCTCCTAATCATAACTATTCTATTAGGCCTAGTCCAATACGTTGTAATAAACTATCAGAAAGTGGGATTGAGGAGAACCCCACGACCACAAGCACGAGCAAGAGGCCCTCTAAGAACAAGGACAGGATGGAGGAGTACAATATAGCTATGAAGAGAATGATGAGGAACCCTTATGAGTATCACCATGATCTGG GTATGAATTATACTCTTATAACGGACAACTTGATTGTGGGCTCTCAACCACAGAAACCTGAAGACATAGATCACCTCAAAAAGGAAGAGGGCGTGGCATACATTTTAAACTTACAACAAGATAAGGATGTTGAGTATTGGGGAGTAGACTTGCAGTCAATAATAAGAAGGTGTCGTGAACTTGAAATTAGCCACACGAGGAGACCG GCAAAAGACTTTGACCCAGATTCCTTGCGAAATGGACTACCTAAAGCAGTCTCGTCCTTGGACTGGGCATTTTCTGAGGGAAAAGGAAGAGTTTATGTACATTGTACAGCTGGACTTGGAAGAGCTCCAGCGGCGGCAATTGCTTATTTGTTCTGGTTTTGTGACATGAAT CTAAATAAAGCATATGATATGCTAACTTCAAAGAGACCTTGTGGACCAAATAAAAGAGCAATACGTGGAGCTACTTACGATTTGGCTAAGAATGATCCGTGGAAGGAGCCATTTGAGAATCTTCCAGAATATGCATTTGAGGATATAGCAGATTGGGAAAGGAACTTGATTCAAGATCGTGTCCGCTCCCTTCGTGGAACTTGA